Part of the Musa acuminata AAA Group cultivar baxijiao chromosome BXJ2-7, Cavendish_Baxijiao_AAA, whole genome shotgun sequence genome is shown below.
CTGCTGGAAGCTATTTAAAGTTGATGAGCCCTAAACTCATGTTTATCTCATGTTTAACATAAAAATATGTTTCTCATCTacaatattttttatgttatttacTATCTCAtgtttatttgataaatatgattGATAGTACTCGGTCTCATAATGATTGGTATAATTTCAGGAGAAGCACTTTTGGTGTCTAGTGGTCTGGTACTCTACTTTAGTGATATGTTGGCACATACCCTCACCAAGGTCAAGGCTTTGCTTGTAAATTGTCCATCAATCATTTCACACTTGAAAGACATTCAGGAAATCATGTTTGGGAAACTAATTTTAATTTGATTGATCATTTTGACAGACTTTTATGTTCGTAATGTTGAGGACACTAAATTTTGTTGGATATGGAACCCATTCTGAAATTGCAACAGTTATTCAGGTAAGGTTCTTTGAAACATATGGACGAGTTGCAAAATTCTTCATAAGGCAATGTCTTTACTTGCAGGGAGTGATGCTTGGCCTGTTCCTTTTGCCTGCATTTTACAAAATTGTTCTTCGAGGTTGGTTTCACCTAAAAAATTTGAGGAAGCCTGAAGCTTCAATAGCTAATGGAGGACCACACAGTGCAGTTGAAAGTTCGATTATATTTTATGCTTCTCTCTCAGTCATGTTGACAATCTTGATTCCAATATGGATGTGTGTTGTTCAGGATTTTTATGTGCATCCTATCAAATGGTAAGCATGATTAAAATATGTTTCCTAGTTAAATAGCTGACTGAATCTTCTTCCTTTTATTCTCATTTTCCCTGTTGGATTTCAATCAAATAAGATTaagcagatatatatatatatatatatatatatatatatatatatatatatataagagcagTTACAATGCTCCTAGTGGGCAATTTGTATGTTGCTCCCACTATAAAAAGACTGACCCAACCTTGCTCCTTTAGAGGTGGAAGGAATTGAAATCAAGGATAGGTTGGTCAATCCTGTCATAACCGGTGCTATAAATGTAAGAGAAATACTACTTTAATGACTGGCTTACCCCTTGTCTTACGCTCATTTCACTTGAAGGTTGAAGCATGGATGGATCCATTTTCAAGTAGAAGCAACTTAATAGGAGGAATATAAAACTATAGATAGAGGAACAATATAAATgtagccatatatatatatacatatatgaaaaTTTTTTCGTCCTGTGGGACCAAATTAACTGTTGCTAGACATCATTATGTTAATCATTCATGTTCAAGGTTCTTTTGGGCTCTTTTTGATCATTGTTCACATATTGTTTCAATTTATAACTTGTGTAGATTCAATTTTAAAGCATAACGAATGGAAAAGTGCTTCACAGTCTGGTTTAGGTATGACAAGAAGAGAAATATGCTTATTTTATTAGATGTGATGGACATTTATGTGATTTCTGGCAGGGTGTTGACATTTGTGTTCACTGACCCACTCAAGCGCTTGGCATTATGTGTGTACTGGATATGTGTTATATGTGCTTCTGTTTTGCGGTTCTACAATATATCAAAGCACAGCAAGATTGAAAGGATTCTTCTTAGGAAGTACTACCATCTTGTGGCAGTTCTAATGTTTTTGCCTGCTCTCCTCTTTCAGGTATATGCATATAAAGACTACATTTATTTGATGTAACTTCTACGATAACATTTCTCATAAAGTGCATAACATATTGCAGCCAACTTTTTTGGACCTTGCATTTGGTGCAGCTTTCGCAGTTTTCCTAATTCTGGAAATGATTCGGGTAAGTTTGCTATCTTTGATATGTTTCTTGTGTTCGAAGAGATTTTAGTTTTGAGTATCACATCAAACTAGAGACTTGCTGCTCACTTAAGTAATGAAATTTGTAGTTTAATAATATACATGAAAATGTGAACTCCTCTGGTTTAGTAGaactttgttctttttcttgtgcATGGTAAACTCATTAGTAAGCTTCCTGATGGTTGATGCAAATCCAGTTTTGTGTCATCACATGACTTTCCATGAAATTGAACCTTGTGAAAAATTTGTATAAGAAACACCATTTTACCAGCTTAGTTGCAAATAATTCTGTGACTATGATGATTCTTCTCAATTTTACTTGACAATGACGCTTTCTGAACCCTGGTTTCAGTAAGAATCTTAGGGTACGGAAAAAAAATACACTAGTCTTATCTGATTGTATCATATATTATTATCATTCCTTTGTATGTGCAACTGTTGCATTAGAATTGTGATCTTGACCTTTTTTTCTGAAAAAGGAAGATGTTTTCATCACTGCATCACCAAGGAGTATTTTGACCGATGACTTCTAATTATATTTAGTATTTGGTGGTAAGATGACATGATAGGTGCTGCCCTAAGAGTTCAATTGTGTAAAGCAGTAAAACTCTCATTCATGGTCAACTTCCTTTTCTGTCTGAGCTTAACAACTGAAGGCAAAATGATTTGTGAATTTAACTTGCCTATTAGTTTTTGGTATTTCTCAGCATATATTAATCGTGTGGCAGGTCTGGAAAATTTGGCCCCTGGGCGACATTGTATATCAGTTCATGAATGCTTTTACCGATCATCGTGACTCAGAGATTCTCATTGTCAGGTTGAGTTTTTCACACAAAAAATTAGGTTGTGGCCTTTTTGTTGAAAGCAAATTGTGTTCCTTACATTTTGGGTTTTATTTGTTTCTAGTCACTTCTCGCTCCTCCTCGGATGTGCCCTCCCAAAATGGATGTCATCTGGGCTGAATGATCGACCACTTGCTCCGTTCGCTGGAATTTTAAGCTTAGGAATTGGTGACACTATGGTAAAGGACTTATTTTTACATATCGGCCCTTTTCTTAATGTTGTCTATGCCCATGAGTTTGATGTTGACACGAGGAGGGAGTGGAAACCAATGTGATTGTTCTAATGGTCACAGTGGCATTCCTTGCTTTGTAAACAGTCTCAGAAACATAAAATATTATGGAAAATTGGTGAGTTAAGATTGAATTTGAAAGTTGaaatatgttatgtttttaatgCAACTGAATCATATAAGCAGCTTGCTTACACTTGTCATTAGGAAACAAAGACTTTGAGAACCAGAAAAGGCACTGTTAGTCCAAGAGCATGCATATGTTACTGGCATGTTTACATCATCTTTGATGGAAGTTAATGCGTATCTTAACTGACAAGAGGGGACTGACGACTCCAAGTGTTTTCCTGAAGTTATTCATGGACGTTAAACTGTTACATGCATGCTAATGTATTTATGTTTAGCATGATTCGATGCTTTCATAAAGTGATACTTGCAAGTCTTTTAGCAACCCTTGCAGCAAGAGTGTAGGTTGAAAACAGATTTTTTTGTACTGTCATCTCTGTTGTCTTTGATCTGCCACGAGAAATGGTAGATCTCACTCATTTCCACTTTGGATGAGGTACTTCCGCACGGCCATGACAGAGGAACTGATTAGTTAATTCTTTTGGCTTAATTGAGCTGATTAACAAGATGAATTTGAGGTTAATTTTGGATATCACTTTCCTTATGGAGtttctttttaatattatttgCATATTCAAAATCTCTATTGAGATTTGAGTTCGTTTCTGTTGATTTTAATGTTTAATGTAACAGTCATTTCTGATAATTCATTAACTTCATTTCGTTAAATAGTTGCTTACATGATGTATGTTGAATGCCAGCAGAAAACAGGATAATGTGGTCTCTGGATCTCTGGATTTTCTTTTCCCGTCTCTTCATACCTGCTTGAAGTTTCTGTTGCCTTCACCTTTCTTCTTAAAACTCACAATGCTGGCTTGGTTCTTTCTCAGGCATCGGTCGTCGGCCATAAGTATGGTGTTCTGCGGTGGAGCAAGACTGGGAGTAAGCTGATGCTTTTTGTGCTTCTCAGATTTGGTTTTACGTTGTCTAATCTTTGGCTAATAAGTAACCGCGTCCCTCCACATGGCTAACATACTTGTTTTCTGATTCCTCAGAGAAAACTATCGAAGGCACCGCAGCCGGAATAACATCCGTCCTCGCAGCTTGCTCGATACTCCTGCCTCTACTGGCATCCACCGGTTACGTTCTGTCCCAGGTTTGATCTCTCCCCTTTATTCACGTCAAAAACTATTTCAGTCTCATGCATTGCTCACAAAAATCAATCACCATGGTTTTGTAGCTTTATTCGTCTTTTTGCTGGTCTCAAAGGTCACAAACTTGATGCTGATCCTGGTGTTTGTATCTGTGCAGCACTGGCTATCTTTGCTCATGGCGGTCACCGTCAGTGGTTTACTGGAGGCATACACGGCACAACTTGACAACGCTTTCATTCCGCTTGTATTCTACAGCCTTCTCTGTCTCTGAGTTGTCGATCCTTGTCGCATGACCCCATCCGAGGTCTCTTTTTGGGTCTTATCCTTTCCTCTAATCTCCTCTCCGGATTCTTTCTTTTATGACGCTCCCCCCCGTGGTCTTTCTTCAGCACTCCTGTacatagggagagagagagagagagaaagaatagtATTATATGAGGTTAGAAGTTAATTGGAGCTACGAAGGGACTTGTATATTAACATAGCTTATAacatttaaaaattaaaagaaataaagcAGCGTTGTTATACTTTCGGCACAAACTGATGTGTGCTCACATCCAAGTGTTTTAGATACACTCGATCAGTTAGCTCgatttatcgacaaatacaagtgTTTTCAGGAGGCGATAAAAAATATGATCGTATGAGAATACATTAAAAAAATCTGGCAGATGATATAAAGAAATTACGTAAAATTTTCTGGcaatgaaattaaaataaaatatatactaTTTATCTGGTAAAAtaagataaagaaataaaaaatccgACCTGCCGGATTCGAACCAGCGACCTAAGGATGACAGCATACAACTACAGTCCTCCGCTCTGCCAACTGAGCTAAGGTCGGTTGATATTTGTGTAGcctattttgatatttatgatcTCTCTTGCAATCCTTCTCCTAATACTGAACTATTTTCACTTATGATCGATGACAATTATACAAAGCAAAGCTAATATGAAGACATTCAAACATTTTTCGGTGGCGTCTTAACACACAAAATTGCCAAAATATGATTAACGAGTGAGTCGGTAGGAGTTTCCATTACACAACGTaaaaaaccattatttacatggtCGATATTGTTTCAGTATATTTACATGAAGAGAAGAGTCCGTGGGAGTGTTCATGCTTCCAAAGCTTCCAATATGTCAGTGCGCGTCACAATGCCTGTGAACATGACCAAGGTGGCGTGCATTAGCTAAAAATGGTTTGCAGAGCCCGAGGCATGAGCTCGGTGCTTTGCGTTCGTTCTCACCTATGACTCGCCTTTCCTCGTTCAAGATGGGTATCCTATGGATCTTCATCTTCAGCATCAAGGCTGCAGCATCTGCATAAGAACAGGTAGATTAGATTCTGATCCTGAGAGTTAGGAGTCGAATCATGTAAGATGTATATACCCGTGACTGTCTTCTCAGGCGACAGTGTGATCGCTGGAGAGGACATGACTTCACCGACGCTCGTCTTGGACTGCAAGAGAACAGAAGGTTTCATGCCCGCatcaatcaaaaccctaaaaGAAAGGTCAGTCACCAACTCCAAGTGAAGAGGCTCTACTCCCGTCGCTCCTGCAAACGACCCCAATGCATCTGCGCTCGCCGTCGACCACCGGCAGCCCCGACACGGCCTCAAAATGATGGTCGATCTCTTCCAGCATCTGGCTGGCGGTCGCAGTCACGATCGCCGTCGACATGACCTCCCTCAGCGGCGAACAAGGCCCGACCTGGTGCAACTCACAGCGGTAATGAGGAGGGAACTGCGTAACGGAGCCGAGGACATTCACACGCATGCAAGCAAGCAGCGGACCTTATGAGCAGTGATGTGTGACTCGAGATACGCCCGCAGGTCATCGTAGCTCAGCAAAGAGAAGTTCTCGGTCCACTCGCCGGAGATGATCCCTTCCGGGTTCTCGTCCAGCTGCGGCCGGCCGTCCCCGGCCGAGAAGACCGACGGCCTGATCTTTGAGCATCTTCTGTTGTCGCGGGCAGTAGACGGAAAGCTTACACCGGGGTTTGTGGTGCCACCGGAGAAGAAAATGTTCTTGGCACCGACCGAGGGGAGCTGCAGTAGGGGGCCACCGTGGATGGAGCTGCACGCCATTGTATGTGAGTTTGCGATCACTGGACCGTGGAGACTTGGGGGGCTCACAGAGTGGGGATGACAGTAAGTACTCGGATCAGGGCTTCACCACAATATCCTCCGCAAGCTGCATGGGTGTGGGGGTCGGACGTTGAGTTCTCTCGTGTCGTTTGTGGAAGATGACACAGGTGGGAGGCTCTGATTGGGTGGGAAAGATTTCTGAGAGGGCCCACTCCGAGAAGAGGATAAGCTTGGAGAACAGTCTTTGGTCTACTGATTCATGCGCACAAGCAACCCTTGCCGTCAATCCTTGTCCATTGAGGTCCAGTCGAGCTTTGTTGGTCCCAATCACGTGTCGATGTTTCAACTTAGCCATCAATTAATGTTTGCAGGGCTCATAATGGGCCTAAAAAGGCCTTCATTTATTGccaatgaaattaattatatatatatatatgaaaaatgatATATGGAAACCGAGCAAGGAGAAAACATCGGTCCAAAATAGATTATTAGATTAATATTTCGTTCATATTGTATAATATTTTCTTGGGTTAaatctattataaaaaaatacacTAAGTAATaataatcaagatcatttattattGACTCGAAACTCTTACTTTAACATCAAAAggataatattaaaaattcatCATATCTCGATCTTCATATAAGCAAGTCATCGAGCAGATCCTTGAATCTTCTTCAATCATTGATCAAGCTTCGAGGCTCCCTTTTAATCATATTGAATCTTGTATGCACATGAGCCTGTATTAAGTTACAGTGCTTCGATGTGTGGATATCTAATAATTGACTTTTAACATAATAATGTTGAAATTTCTATTGACAATAATACATGtgtgtaacttttttttttatatagttcAAGTCACTTTTTAAAAACCTATTTGGTATCAAATTTCAAGTCACCCAACTttcaatattttatataatttgggAAGATAAAACAGATAAGAATATGGGTAAGGAATAAAGAAAATGATAAACTATCATTAACTTGATTTCAAGAATTTTTTATCATCTAATTTATACTCTTCAATCAAACAAATTAGGAGTATTCTGTGGCATGAGATGGataatattctctctctctctctctctctctctctctctctctctctctctctttctgaggTAATCAACAAGTTGCAGTATTCCCCCCAACTTCTTTCGAAGGCCTACCTGAAGACATCCTCTAAACCTTCTTCGATCATCCTTGTGGCCGTGATGTCATCTTGAGAGTTGACACCAATAGACCTAACATGCCCCATGCTATATGCTTCCCCAATCCAATTAGGATTCGACAACCCATATGCTTCCACAACCATGTATCCCTCAATCCAGATTGTGACACAGATTTTTAAGCTTCTCGATATCCTTCCCAAAAACATCTTCTTTAGGATAAGAACACCTACCGTCTCAGTTCTCagcacatagagagagagagagagagagagagagagagacagagagggaaGAGCCCAAACTGTGCTGTGATTGCAGGCAGAAGAAGGTCGAGAAAGGGAGAAAAGTCCATGCACCCACACCCGCAGCACATGGCTTGAGGATTTGGCGCACAAGGTCATGTTGCATGCATGTGCAAACCTACtgctgagagagagagatagagagagacttGAAAGCAAGAAGGAAAGCCAACAGTGTGGTTGATGATTTGGGAGTCGGCAGTCACCGGATATGGATGAAAGCTTGAGTTGATCGCTTGGATATTTCATGTTATACTTCACTATTTTCTGACTCTAATTAACGAGTCCTTAATGTTGTGGACTTATAAGTCAAACCTCCCAAGAATCTTTCATATAATTTGGCTCTCATTGTTAGAGCagaaattaaactaaattatacTTAAATTAAGAAACCCACCAAAAACTATGCCGGAAATGATGACGTCGAGCAAGTTTCTCAAACATGACGTTCGAATAGATCACGACCATGATGAGATCGGTTGCGAAGGAGCCGTCAAAGGTGTTAATCCGACGGCCGGAAGACCGAGTTTGCCTGGCGGACACGATGCTGAGTTGAACAGCCGAGTTGCCCTGCCGGATACGTCGTCCACCCCAACGCCGCCATCCATGCGCAGGCTGTGCTCCGAACGCACACGGAAGCGGATGCATGCAACATAAATATGCTACGTCGGCTTGTCGATCCTGGGAACACTGAATTGGCCGTGATTTGTGGCCGTCCGTCATGTGGGCGTGCTCGAAGCATGCCGTGAGTGACTCTgttcgtgtgtgtgtgtgaaggagAACCACATGGGATGTGAATCATGGAAAGAGACGGACGTTGACCAGTGGCCGGCAATGGTCTTCCTCTATGATTAAGTGCACGCCGCtggtcaaagaagaagaacattacAAGTAAAGATGCGGCTCATTTGCCGCAAATCTTGGACTTGATCCCATCTATCCAATTTTTGGGATACTAAGCAGAAGAGCACTACAAGAAATAATATCTTAAATGATTTATCCGTGCTGtcgtttctctcttttttttccacCGTCCAAATTGCATCCGATGGTCACCATTCAAACCGTTCTTTTGATGGCCAACCGGAGCTTCCCGGTAGCACGTGTAGGATGGCAATGTCGTCACGGACACGCGTGATGATTGGGGGTTGCTTTGCGGCGACCACGTAATTATGCGCGACACCATCGACGACGACAAACCGTTGTAACGGCAGGCGGGATCGCGTGATGAGGCGAAAGGTGCGGCGGGGAAACCGGCTGCTGCCGGGACGATATCCGACGTGGAGGAGGTGCCTCCCGGGACGAAGCGAAGCCTGGGTCGAGCACGGCGTTAATGTCGGCTGAGGCGACGGAGCACGACGACCCCCTCTCACGTCGTCGGTGGTGGGCGTTGAGTGAGACGCCGTCTCCACTAACGGCGGTTGCAAGGCTGGTAGTTTTCCGTTTCGCGGCTATATAATGGCACTTCCGCGCGGTGTTTCTCGCCAACTCCTCTTCTGGGAAGCGAGAGAGAGGCGAAGAGGGCGACGATGGCGGAGGGTTCGAAGTGCAGTCCGTCTCTGCTGCTGCTACTGTTGCTTCTCGGCCTCCTACTTGTCTCTGCAATTTCCTCCGATTCGAGGTACCTTTATATCGTCCTTTATATCCATTCTTAGTTCAGGAGATCTTGAAGTACGAACTCGATTTGAAGAAAAGATCTCTCCGAGTACGGGGTTTAGGTGCGGAGCAGAAGCCATTGCTCTGGAAACAGGGGGGCTCCAGTTTCTCACGATCGCTTTTCTCTGAGCAGAGCAAAGGCCGTAGCTTTTCGCTGATGAAGGGAGTTCGGGAAGCCGTAGAGACCACTCTCACGAGTTTTCTTTCTTGGTGTTAATGTAGGAACGGGGGAGCTTCACGGAGGAGCCTGAGGGAGGCCAAGGCGAACGCGACGAGCGCCGCTGCTCCGGCGGAAGCGAGGTGAGTATTGTCACACCCAGCTCGATTTGGTAAATCGGAGGACCTGGACCGTTGGAGTTAGTCTAGAATGGATCCGGACCGTCGGATCTCACCGTTGCCGTCTACGGGCATCGTAGATTCCCCCTCTTCCAAGTGTTCGACGTTTTCCTTCGCCTTTTTTGATCTGAGCTCAGAGAGCGGCAGACCACCTCGAGCTGTGTGGGTTTCCCCAAAAGTTGTAGCATCTCGACTTCCGAGataaaaaagagaacaaaaatccaAATATGTGATCAAGAATTACGCCTCGTTAATGTGTAACTCACCCTGAGATGCTTCTCCTTTTTCTCCTAGGGCTGTGGCCGGGACGGCAGAAGCCGCAGTCGATGATCCGGAAGAGGTTGCTTCCGCTGTCCAAATGTAAGTTCAATAGAGAAGATGCAATTTTTGTGGGTATACCTTTGGTTTGGTAGTAACAGAGAGAGAAACATGGTCCATCAGGATCATAAGCAACAGCACGACTCGTCGATCTCTCGGTTACCTGTCATGCGGCACGGGCAACCCGATCGACGACTGCTGGCGGTGCGATCCGGACTGGCATCTCAACCGGAAAAGGCTGGCCGACTGTGGGATTGGCTTCGGCCGCAACGCCCTCGGTGGGCGCGACGGACAGTACTACGTCGTGACGGATGCCGGGGACGACGATCCCGTGAATCCTCGCCCGGGAACGCTTCGGTACGCGGTCATCCAAGACGAGCCCCTGTGGATCACCTTCGAGCGCGACATGGTGATCACGCTCAAGGAGGAGCTCATCATGAACAGCTTCAAGACGGTCGACGGGCGCGGCGCCAACGTCCACATCGCCAACGGCGCCTGCATCACCATCCAGGACATCACCAACGTCATCATCCACGGCCTCCACATCCACGATTGCAAGCCCACCGGGAACGCCATGGTCCGCAGCTCCCCTTCCCACTATGGATGGAGGACCATGGCCGACGGCGATGGAGTATCCATCTTCAGCTCCAGCCACATCTGGGTCGACCACTGCTCTCTGTCCAACTGCGCCGATGGGCTCGTTGATGCCGTCGTGGGCTCCACTGCCATTACGATCTCCAACAATTACTTCACCCACCACAACGAGGTATTCCATTCTCGCCGTGCTCTTGTCAGATGCCGTCAGGATCATACTGACACCGATCGAGTGTTGGCGAAATCGATGCAGGTCATGCTTTTGGGTCACAGTGATTCTTACGTAAGGGATAAATCCATGCAAGTTACGATCGCATTCAACCATTTTGGCGAGGGACTGATTCAGAGAATGCCCAGGTATCTTCCTGAACATTCAAATCATGTTCCTACATGAGATGACACAGTGCGGAACTTGCAGGTGCAGGCATGGTTACTTCCATGTCGTAAACAATGACTACACACACTGGGAGATGTATGCCATCGGTGGGAGTGCAAATCCAACCATCAACAGCCAGGGCAACCGATACCTCGCCCCGACCGATCCGTTTGCCAAGGAGGTACACTGTTCTCCATCCTCTGTTTCGTGTCAGGATTCACCTCACTCGCTCACACTGTACTTCGATCGAACAGGTGACGAAGAGGGTGGACACGGATGCGAGCGTGTGGAAGAGCTGGAACTGGAGGTCGGAGGGTGACCTGCTACTAAACGGTGCTTACTTCACCCCCTCCGGTGCAGGCGCTTCAGCCAGCTACGCAAGGGCCTCCAGCCTCGGGGCCAAGCCTTCTTCATTGGTCGCCACATTGACTTCCAATGCTGGCGTCCTTTCCTGCCGAGCCGGGGCTCAATGCTAATGCAACGCCCACCACCGCCAGAAGAACAGAATTCCCGATTCTTTATGCTGCATCCTCAGCAATGTCATTTCCTCCAGATTGCCCAACCTCCGCCTGCTTCCACCGCATGCGGAAGCGTTGTCTGTTTCCTCGTTTCTGTTGTTTTGGCTCCTCATCTATATATATACTCTCCTCTTCTACTTCTAGCTTTCTTCACAGCTTCTATTGCCTCCCATTTCTCATTCTTATGGCTGTTGTGATAGGTGTTTCTAACACTGGGAAAGCAAtccttgattttttttctaaTCTTAATGCAAATCTAGAAAACCAACGGCTACAAGGGATGCtggcaataaaagaaaaaaatctccatgtaaaaataatcaatcacacaaaaaaaggggaaaaagtcTGGATGTCAGAATTAAGATCGCGTGTCCGCATGCGGAACAGGAAATAAGGGGAATTAGTTATCGTGGCGTTGGTGGCTGCCACGTAGCCCAATCCCCAACGATAGAAGGGAAGCGACCGGGGGGTTGCGTCTCTTGTCGCGAGAATAAAAATCCTCTCCCCCTTCCGAGCTCTTCCCAACTCAACTCCTTCCTCTTCACCTTGGCAGCCGCCCACGCTGcccaccgagagagagagagcgagacgaGATCTCCCACTTCTAAGCTGGTGAGTCCTCTTCTGATCATTCTTGTAGACGATGGTACTTTTTGCTCTTGGAGAGAGAAGTAAAAaggcttctttttttcttttcttttggggaTAGATTTGTAGGTTGTGAGGAACAAGaagggcttccgtctctttgatcACGTTTAGATTCAGGCTGCAATTTAGGTGCTCAAGGTTGCTGAAGGGTCTTACGGTCGATAAATTGTGAGCGGAAATTGGTCCCCTTGTCGTTCTGCGGGGGGATGTTTCTTGTGACgagtagattggatcctggaaacCCTTTGCTATCATTTTTCTTATCGATCAATGAGTTCAAGAGAAAATTTTCACCTTTTTTCAGTTCTTTCTCGTTATAAGTTGGTATTAATATGTTTGTTCTTCAAAGGATTCCCCTATGCTGTACTAAAAAGATGAATTGTATGACCCCCCCCGACCGCATAGTATCAAAGATTGGCCTTTTGAAATAGATGCGGCCTTATAAACAAAATATGAAGTACCAGCATGGAGGCTATCTTTTGGCAGACTTCATTATGATAGTGGTGTGGTAGTTTGGCATTTAAATGGACTATAGTCAGAAATGCAAGGAATTCGAGTATACTAGATTTTCTACAGCATCATATCCAAGGGAAATGATGCTCCATTAGACTTACTTTCACTGCTAAGTCGGATCTTTGCATTCGTCTTCTTAGGTTAACCAACTTTGAATTCATTCGATTGGTTTGCGGAACACCCTCAATTCGTCTCATTAGTAGCAAAAGAAGTGTATCTATGTGAAACATGCACTTCTTGAACTGTGGTGAGCTGAACACAGGCATTCGTGCTTGAGCCCAATTTCTCAAACCTTCCCTTTGTTTGATTGAGCCAAGCTCGA
Proteins encoded:
- the LOC103990639 gene encoding dolichol kinase EVAN isoform X2, producing MLSRLIQLSRVLPENDVTSEEVEGLSMQYWIASASCFGVLIFFCLALYCSAKNTGSFQLRSSEALKYGLLQTVLYVAVCSLSLTTKSDSGSLILIKLLWLICHALATVVLIQHILLTFPSCASLGEALLVSSGLVLYFSDMLAHTLTKTFMFVMLRTLNFVGYGTHSEIATVIQGVMLGLFLLPAFYKIVLRGWFHLKNLRKPEASIANGGPHSAVESSIIFYASLSVMLTILIPIWMCVVQDFYVHPIKWVLTFVFTDPLKRLALCVYWICVICASVLRFYNISKHSKIERILLRKYYHLVAVLMFLPALLFQPTFLDLAFGAAFAVFLILEMIRVWKIWPLGDIVYQFMNAFTDHRDSEILIVSHFSLLLGCALPKWMSSGLNDRPLAPFAGILSLGIGDTMASVVGHKYGVLRWSKTGKKTIEGTAAGITSVLAACSILLPLLASTGYVLSQHWLSLLMAVTVSGLLEAYTAQLDNAFIPLVFYSLLCL
- the LOC103990639 gene encoding dolichol kinase EVAN isoform X1 encodes the protein MAAGAAELFNGERAVVLLFVSRVLFSVPHSLLYEALALFLLVAGGLLVEISAEGSTAPNRFKTRPGASSGILLGTVTLPAAMLSRLIQLSRVLPENDVTSEEVEGLSMQYWIASASCFGVLIFFCLALYCSAKNTGSFQLRSSEALKYGLLQTVLYVAVCSLSLTTKSDSGSLILIKLLWLICHALATVVLIQHILLTFPSCASLGEALLVSSGLVLYFSDMLAHTLTKTFMFVMLRTLNFVGYGTHSEIATVIQGVMLGLFLLPAFYKIVLRGWFHLKNLRKPEASIANGGPHSAVESSIIFYASLSVMLTILIPIWMCVVQDFYVHPIKWVLTFVFTDPLKRLALCVYWICVICASVLRFYNISKHSKIERILLRKYYHLVAVLMFLPALLFQPTFLDLAFGAAFAVFLILEMIRVWKIWPLGDIVYQFMNAFTDHRDSEILIVSHFSLLLGCALPKWMSSGLNDRPLAPFAGILSLGIGDTMASVVGHKYGVLRWSKTGKKTIEGTAAGITSVLAACSILLPLLASTGYVLSQHWLSLLMAVTVSGLLEAYTAQLDNAFIPLVFYSLLCL
- the LOC103990636 gene encoding probable pectate lyase 8, encoding MAEGSKCSPSLLLLLLLLGLLLVSAISSDSRNGGASRRSLREAKANATSAAAPAEARAVAGTAEAAVDDPEEVASAVQMIISNSTTRRSLGYLSCGTGNPIDDCWRCDPDWHLNRKRLADCGIGFGRNALGGRDGQYYVVTDAGDDDPVNPRPGTLRYAVIQDEPLWITFERDMVITLKEELIMNSFKTVDGRGANVHIANGACITIQDITNVIIHGLHIHDCKPTGNAMVRSSPSHYGWRTMADGDGVSIFSSSHIWVDHCSLSNCADGLVDAVVGSTAITISNNYFTHHNEVMLLGHSDSYVRDKSMQVTIAFNHFGEGLIQRMPRCRHGYFHVVNNDYTHWEMYAIGGSANPTINSQGNRYLAPTDPFAKEVTKRVDTDASVWKSWNWRSEGDLLLNGAYFTPSGAGASASYARASSLGAKPSSLVATLTSNAGVLSCRAGAQC
- the LOC135616682 gene encoding uncharacterized protein LOC135616682 isoform X1, whose protein sequence is MACSSIHGGPLLQLPSVGAKNIFFSGGTTNPGVSFPSTARDNRRCSKIRPSVFSAGDGRPQLDENPEGIISGEWTENFSLLSYDDLRAYLESHITAHKVGPCSPLREVMSTAIVTATASQMLEEIDHHFEAVSGLPVVDGERRCIGVVCRSDGSRASSLGSKTSVGEVMSSPAITLSPEKTVTDAAALMLKMKIHRIPILNEERRVIGENERKAPSSCLGLCKPFLANARHLGHVHRHCDAH
- the LOC135616682 gene encoding uncharacterized protein LOC135616682 isoform X2, yielding MACSSIHGGPLLQLPSVGAKNIFFSGGTTNPGVSFPSTARDNRRCSKIRPSVFSAGDGRPQLDENPEGIISGEWTENFSLLSYDDLRAYLESHITAHKVGPCSPLREVMSTAIVTATASQMLEEIDHHFEAVSGLPVVDGERRCIGVVCRSDGSRASSLGSKTSVGEVMSSPAITLSPEKTVTDAAALMLKMKIHRIPILNEERRVIGIVTRTDILEALEA